In the genome of Dickeya fangzhongdai, one region contains:
- a CDS encoding MurR/RpiR family transcriptional regulator — protein MKQIDERLRSQYSELSPQEQRVAEFIFDHLDDLISYNSAELARLSGVSKATVSRLFRRLGYPSYREMRDELRTLRQSGMPLTDNRDAVQGNTLLARHYKQEMANLTQWVNQIDPQQFGALIAALQQARRVCVLGLRNSYPVALHLRQQLLQIRPQVPLLAQPGQTLAEELADLDERDVVAVVAFRRRPRLILPLLQQLRARQIPVLLLCEPQAHTLPPLASWALTAPLDSVSAFDSYASAMSLVNLISNALLHQMLAEGRQRIHDIADLYLQLDELEQR, from the coding sequence ATGAAACAGATTGATGAACGGCTACGCAGTCAGTACAGCGAATTGTCGCCGCAGGAACAGCGGGTGGCGGAGTTTATCTTCGATCATCTGGATGACCTGATCAGCTATAACAGCGCCGAACTGGCGCGGCTGAGCGGCGTGTCCAAAGCCACGGTCAGCCGCCTGTTCCGCCGCCTCGGTTACCCCAGCTACCGGGAGATGCGCGATGAGCTGCGCACCCTGCGCCAGAGCGGTATGCCGCTGACCGATAACCGGGACGCGGTGCAGGGCAACACGCTGCTGGCGCGCCATTACAAACAGGAAATGGCTAACCTGACGCAGTGGGTCAACCAGATCGATCCGCAGCAGTTCGGCGCGCTGATCGCCGCGTTGCAGCAGGCGCGGCGCGTCTGTGTTCTCGGGCTGCGCAACAGCTACCCGGTGGCGCTGCACCTGCGCCAACAATTGCTGCAAATCCGCCCGCAGGTGCCGCTGCTGGCGCAACCCGGCCAGACACTGGCGGAAGAGCTGGCGGATCTGGATGAACGGGATGTGGTGGCGGTGGTGGCGTTCCGCCGCCGTCCGCGCCTGATCCTGCCGCTGTTGCAGCAATTGCGCGCCCGGCAGATTCCGGTGTTGTTGCTGTGCGAACCGCAGGCGCATACGCTGCCGCCGCTGGCTTCCTGGGCGTTGACCGCGCCGCTGGATAGCGTATCGGCCTTTGACAGCTACGCCAGCGCCATGAGTCTGGTTAACCTGATCAGCAACGCGCTGCTGCATCAGATGCTGGCGGAGGGCCGTCAGCGCATCCACGATATTGCCGACCTTTACCTGCAACTCGACGAACTGGAACAGCGATAA
- a CDS encoding gamma-glutamyltransferase family protein encodes MMQSNIAPSGMAVTPHHLASASAQRILRAGGNAIEAMVAAAAAIAVVYPHMNSLGGDGFWLIVPPQGDPIAIDASGAAGSLATRDRYAGASRIPHRGPTAALTVAGTVGGWQEALTYAAELDISRPLPLASLLEDAIGYARNGIPVTQSQEDALISRHHELSDFAEFCRVFIPQGVIPRTGSRFTQPDLADTLQQLAQDGLDSFYRGALAARMTAQMAELGMPVTADDLANYRARRATPLVLKHSKGEVFNLAPPTQGLVSLAILGIADRLGMADLSDSQTIHRVVEATKLAFRLRDKYITDPKRITQDIQALLSASHLDTLSKHVDTRSAAPWGQGKGPGDTVWLGVCDRHGLSVSFIQSIYHEFGSGMVLPGTGVLWQNRGASFSLDPNHLLALEPGKQPFHTLNPAAARLSDGRTMVYGSMGGDGQPQTQAALFIRHVMQGVPLQQAITAPRWLLGRTWGQSSDTLKLEDRFTPATVEALRTLGHDVELLTGFSETVGHAGAIVRHANGMLEGASDPRSNGSAAGF; translated from the coding sequence ATGATGCAAAGCAATATCGCCCCGTCGGGCATGGCGGTCACGCCGCATCATCTTGCCAGCGCCAGCGCGCAACGTATTCTGCGCGCCGGGGGCAACGCCATCGAAGCGATGGTCGCCGCCGCGGCCGCGATTGCGGTGGTTTACCCGCATATGAACAGTCTGGGCGGCGATGGTTTCTGGCTGATTGTGCCGCCGCAGGGCGACCCGATTGCCATCGACGCCAGCGGCGCGGCCGGTTCGCTGGCGACCCGCGATCGGTACGCCGGCGCCAGCCGCATTCCACACCGCGGCCCAACGGCGGCACTGACCGTAGCCGGCACCGTGGGCGGCTGGCAGGAAGCGCTGACGTATGCCGCCGAGCTGGACATCAGCCGCCCGTTGCCGCTCGCCAGCCTGCTGGAAGACGCCATCGGCTATGCCCGCAACGGCATTCCGGTCACCCAGTCGCAGGAAGACGCGCTGATCAGCCGTCATCACGAACTGAGCGATTTCGCCGAATTCTGCCGCGTGTTCATACCGCAGGGCGTCATCCCGCGCACCGGCAGTCGTTTTACCCAGCCGGATCTGGCCGACACGCTGCAGCAACTGGCGCAGGACGGGCTGGACAGCTTTTACCGCGGCGCGCTGGCGGCGCGCATGACGGCACAAATGGCGGAGCTGGGTATGCCGGTCACCGCTGACGATCTGGCGAACTACCGTGCCCGACGCGCCACGCCGCTGGTGCTGAAACACAGCAAAGGCGAGGTGTTCAATCTGGCGCCGCCGACGCAGGGGCTGGTGTCGCTGGCGATTCTGGGCATCGCCGACCGACTGGGGATGGCAGACCTCAGCGACAGCCAGACCATACACCGCGTGGTGGAAGCCACGAAGCTGGCTTTCAGGCTGCGCGACAAATACATCACCGACCCGAAACGGATTACGCAGGATATTCAGGCGCTGCTATCCGCCAGCCATCTGGATACGTTGAGCAAGCACGTCGACACCCGCTCCGCCGCGCCCTGGGGACAAGGCAAGGGCCCGGGCGACACCGTCTGGCTGGGCGTATGCGATCGCCACGGCCTGTCGGTGTCGTTTATCCAGAGCATTTATCACGAATTCGGCAGCGGCATGGTGTTGCCGGGCACCGGCGTGCTGTGGCAAAACCGCGGCGCTTCCTTCAGTCTGGATCCGAATCACCTGCTGGCGCTGGAACCGGGCAAGCAGCCGTTTCACACCCTTAATCCGGCGGCGGCGCGACTGTCTGACGGACGCACCATGGTCTACGGCTCGATGGGCGGCGACGGCCAGCCGCAGACGCAGGCGGCGTTGTTCATCCGCCACGTGATGCAGGGCGTGCCGCTGCAACAGGCGATTACCGCGCCGCGCTGGTTGCTGGGCCGCACCTGGGGCCAATCTTCCGACACGCTGAAACTGGAAGACCGCTTCACCCCGGCCACCGTCGAGGCGCTGCGCACGCTGGGCCACGACGTGGAACTGCTCACCGGATTTAGCGAAACCGTCGGCCATGCCGGCGCCATCGTCCGTCATGCCAACGGCATGCTGGAAGGCGCCAGCGATCCGCGCAGCAACGGCAGCGCCGCCGGATTTTAA
- the hpxX gene encoding oxalurate catabolism protein HpxX codes for MEKKDIDQDALAAYLQQMETLLQLELDDARRQELQVQFTRIAAMAQPLMAFPLDERQEVAGVYRP; via the coding sequence ATGGAAAAAAAGGATATCGATCAGGACGCGCTGGCCGCGTACCTGCAACAGATGGAAACCCTGCTGCAACTGGAGCTGGATGATGCCCGTCGCCAGGAACTGCAGGTGCAATTCACACGCATCGCCGCGATGGCGCAGCCGCTGATGGCGTTCCCGCTGGACGAGCGCCAGGAAGTGGCGGGAGTGTACCGGCCATGA
- a CDS encoding AtzE family amidohydrolase: MNPAQLSIRALRAELTGGHLSATDIARDTLAQIERRNPAVNAYTGVTAQRMLAEAADIDGKRHQGKALPALAAVPYAVKNLFDVAGETTLAGARLFSQRAPATQDAFAVRQLQSCGALLSGLLNMDAYAYGFTTENSHYGATRNPHDLTRIAGGSSGGSAAAVAAGLVNFSLGSDTNGSIRVPASLCGIFGLKPTFGRLSRHGTQPFVGSLDHIGPLTRSAEDLALVYDELQGFDPADRFQAIQPLRSTVPSLTDETPLRSRVLGGYFAQWCDEQAAAAVRQVANALNAADDVALDNAALARTAAFILSASEGGNQYLPALRATPDLFEPLSRERLLAGAMIPAAWYVQAQRFRDHFRRDMLALFADTDLLIAPATPCPATLIGQETMRINHTDLPIRASMGMLTQPISFVGLPVVTVPLATAGGLPIGVQLIAAPWREDVALRAAWRLEQQGIARVLPPVSLHSQGASV; encoded by the coding sequence ATGAACCCCGCTCAATTGTCTATCCGCGCGCTACGGGCCGAATTGACGGGCGGTCACCTTTCCGCCACCGACATCGCCCGCGACACGCTGGCGCAAATCGAACGGCGCAATCCGGCGGTCAACGCTTATACCGGCGTCACCGCGCAACGTATGCTGGCGGAAGCCGCCGACATCGACGGCAAGCGTCATCAGGGGAAGGCGCTGCCCGCGCTGGCGGCGGTCCCCTACGCGGTGAAGAACCTGTTTGACGTCGCCGGTGAAACCACGCTGGCCGGCGCCAGACTGTTCAGCCAGCGCGCGCCGGCAACGCAGGACGCGTTTGCGGTGCGTCAGTTACAGTCCTGCGGCGCGCTGCTGTCCGGGCTGCTGAATATGGATGCCTACGCCTACGGTTTTACCACCGAAAACAGTCACTACGGCGCCACCCGCAATCCACACGATCTGACGCGTATCGCCGGCGGATCTTCCGGTGGATCGGCGGCGGCGGTGGCGGCCGGACTGGTGAATTTCTCGCTCGGCAGCGACACCAACGGGTCGATCCGCGTTCCCGCTTCACTCTGCGGGATCTTCGGGCTGAAGCCCACCTTCGGCCGGCTGTCGCGCCACGGCACCCAGCCGTTTGTCGGCAGCCTCGATCATATCGGCCCGCTGACGCGCAGCGCTGAAGATCTGGCGCTGGTGTATGACGAGCTGCAAGGGTTCGATCCGGCGGATCGATTTCAGGCGATTCAACCGCTGCGCTCGACCGTACCGTCGCTGACGGACGAGACGCCGCTGCGCAGCCGGGTGCTGGGCGGTTACTTCGCGCAATGGTGCGATGAACAGGCCGCCGCCGCGGTACGACAGGTGGCGAATGCGTTAAACGCCGCTGATGACGTGGCGCTGGATAATGCCGCGCTGGCGCGTACGGCGGCGTTTATTCTCTCCGCCAGCGAAGGCGGCAACCAGTATCTGCCCGCCCTGCGCGCCACGCCGGATCTGTTTGAACCACTCTCCCGCGAACGGCTACTGGCCGGGGCGATGATCCCCGCGGCCTGGTACGTGCAGGCGCAGCGTTTCCGCGATCATTTCCGCCGCGACATGCTGGCGCTGTTCGCCGATACCGATCTGCTGATCGCGCCGGCCACGCCATGCCCGGCAACGCTCATTGGTCAGGAAACCATGCGCATCAATCACACCGATTTGCCGATCCGCGCCAGCATGGGAATGCTGACCCAGCCGATTTCGTTCGTCGGCCTGCCGGTGGTGACGGTACCGCTGGCAACCGCCGGCGGGCTGCCGATCGGCGTCCAGTTGATCGCCGCGCCGTGGCGGGAAGATGTCGCGCTGCGCGCCGCCTGGCGTCTGGAACAACAAGGCATTGCCCGGGTTTTACCGCCCGTGTCCCTTCATTCACAAGGAGCTTCCGTATGA
- the hpxZ gene encoding oxalurate catabolism protein HpxZ gives MTPEINLPDVLAEITTAFYRYEKALTGNDIEVLDELFWHDERTVRYGASENLYGIEQIREFRAARPSAGLDRRLQNTVITSYGRDMAVASTEFRREGSEKIGRQMQTWLRTAQGWRIVAAHVSLMA, from the coding sequence ATGACACCCGAGATCAATCTGCCCGACGTTCTGGCCGAGATCACCACCGCGTTTTATCGTTATGAAAAGGCGCTCACCGGCAACGACATCGAGGTACTGGACGAGCTGTTCTGGCACGATGAACGCACCGTGCGCTACGGCGCGTCGGAAAACCTGTACGGCATCGAACAGATCCGCGAGTTTCGCGCCGCTCGCCCGTCGGCCGGGCTGGATCGCCGGTTGCAAAACACGGTGATCACGAGCTACGGCCGCGATATGGCGGTCGCCAGCACCGAATTTCGTCGTGAAGGCAGTGAGAAAATCGGCCGCCAGATGCAAACCTGGCTGCGCACCGCGCAGGGCTGGCGTATTGTCGCCGCCCACGTCAGCCTGATGGCGTAA
- the puuE gene encoding allantoinase PuuE: MTLSQQWGSDPDYPRDLIGYAGKPPHARWPGQAHIAVQFVLNYEEGAENHVLHGDAGSEQFLSDIIGAASYPARHMSMDSLYEYGSRAGFWRIHQEFQRRGLPLTVFGVAMALARNPAVVEAIRAADYDVVSHGWRWIHYQNMDIDAERAHLQQAIAVHTELFGRPPLGWYTGRDSPHTRQLVLEQGGFLYDSDYYGDDLPFWLPVRRADGGVQPHLIVPYTLDANDMRFASPQGFNSGEQFFSYLKDSFDVLYAEGDEAPKMMSIGMHCRLLGRPGRFRALQRFLDYIQQHERVWVCRRQDIAEHWYRAHPYQG; this comes from the coding sequence ATGACACTCTCTCAGCAATGGGGCTCTGACCCTGACTACCCGCGCGACCTGATCGGCTATGCCGGTAAACCGCCGCACGCCCGCTGGCCCGGACAGGCGCACATCGCGGTGCAGTTTGTGCTCAATTACGAAGAAGGGGCGGAAAACCATGTGCTGCACGGCGACGCCGGTTCCGAGCAGTTCCTGTCCGATATCATCGGCGCGGCCAGCTACCCGGCGCGGCACATGTCGATGGATTCGCTCTATGAGTACGGTTCCCGCGCCGGTTTCTGGCGTATTCATCAGGAATTTCAGCGCCGCGGCCTGCCGCTGACGGTGTTCGGCGTAGCGATGGCGCTGGCGCGTAATCCGGCGGTGGTCGAGGCCATCAGGGCGGCGGACTATGACGTGGTCAGCCACGGCTGGCGCTGGATTCACTACCAGAATATGGATATCGACGCCGAGCGCGCGCATTTGCAACAGGCGATCGCGGTGCACACGGAATTGTTCGGCCGGCCGCCGCTGGGCTGGTACACCGGGCGCGACAGCCCCCACACCCGGCAACTGGTGCTGGAGCAGGGCGGTTTCCTGTACGACAGCGACTACTACGGCGACGACCTGCCATTCTGGCTGCCGGTGCGGCGAGCGGACGGCGGGGTGCAGCCGCATCTGATCGTTCCCTATACGCTGGACGCCAACGACATGCGCTTCGCCTCACCACAGGGTTTCAACAGCGGCGAGCAGTTTTTCAGCTATCTGAAGGACAGCTTTGACGTGTTGTATGCCGAAGGGGATGAGGCGCCGAAGATGATGTCTATCGGCATGCACTGCCGCCTGCTGGGGCGGCCGGGACGTTTCCGGGCGTTGCAGCGCTTCCTCGATTACATCCAGCAGCACGAGCGGGTGTGGGTTTGCCGCCGTCAGGATATCGCCGAACACTGGTATCGGGCACATCCGTATCAGGGGTGA
- the hpxA gene encoding allantoin racemase: MSQCVIQVINPNTSLAMTETIGEAARRVAAPGTDILAVCPSQGVPSIEGHFDEAVATLGVLEQIRLGREQGVSGHVIACFGDPGLLAARELARAPVVGIAEAAMHLATLVATRFSIVTTLPRTLIIARHLLQRYGFEHHCAALHAIELPVLALEDGQGLAQHKVREMCIQAKRQDGSGAIVLGCGGMADLAQALTQELGIPVIDGVGAAVKMVESLIGLGLTTSKHGDLDYPLDKPLTGAFGALR, translated from the coding sequence ATGAGCCAATGCGTAATTCAGGTGATCAACCCCAACACCAGCCTGGCGATGACCGAAACCATCGGCGAGGCGGCGCGGCGAGTGGCTGCTCCCGGCACCGACATTCTGGCGGTATGCCCGTCGCAGGGCGTGCCGTCGATAGAAGGACATTTTGACGAAGCGGTGGCGACGCTCGGGGTGCTGGAGCAAATTCGGCTGGGCCGCGAGCAGGGCGTCAGCGGCCATGTCATCGCCTGTTTTGGCGACCCCGGCCTGCTGGCGGCGCGGGAACTGGCGCGCGCGCCGGTGGTGGGCATCGCTGAAGCGGCGATGCACCTGGCGACGCTGGTGGCGACGCGCTTTTCCATCGTCACCACGCTGCCGCGCACGCTGATCATCGCCCGTCATCTGTTGCAGCGTTACGGTTTCGAGCATCACTGCGCCGCGCTGCACGCCATCGAGCTGCCGGTACTGGCGCTGGAAGACGGCCAGGGGCTGGCGCAGCACAAGGTGCGGGAAATGTGTATACAAGCTAAGCGACAGGATGGATCCGGCGCCATTGTGCTTGGCTGCGGCGGTATGGCCGATCTGGCGCAGGCGCTGACGCAGGAACTGGGGATCCCGGTTATCGACGGCGTGGGCGCGGCGGTGAAAATGGTGGAGTCGCTGATCGGGCTGGGGCTGACCACCAGTAAACACGGCGATCTTGACTATCCGCTGGACAAGCCGTTGACCGGCGCCTTCGGGGCTTTGCGTTAA
- a CDS encoding GntR family transcriptional regulator, whose protein sequence is MSDIYGLGNETFFEQKDEVIYQALLNAIVEHQLLPGARLPEEALAEVFGVSRTGIRKVLQRLATVQMITLLPKRGAQVATPTVEEAREIFQTRSLMECANLPAVIAHCQPPHLAALEKLMAAEEKAHQDRNGPEAIRLSAAFHIQLQAISGNSVLTSMVSQLTLRSSLVIAAYGAPWQQGCRCHDHHDLLALLRNRDLAALTSAMQQHFDDIVASLRFDGDGATTPDFSRLFSHLKPFGRNKEEQAE, encoded by the coding sequence ATGAGCGATATTTACGGTCTTGGAAATGAGACATTTTTCGAGCAAAAAGATGAAGTTATCTATCAGGCACTGTTAAACGCGATCGTCGAGCATCAATTGTTGCCCGGCGCTCGCCTGCCGGAGGAGGCGCTGGCGGAGGTGTTCGGCGTCAGCCGTACCGGGATCCGCAAAGTGCTGCAGCGTTTGGCGACGGTGCAAATGATCACACTGTTGCCCAAACGTGGTGCACAGGTGGCGACGCCGACGGTGGAAGAAGCGCGTGAGATCTTTCAGACCCGTAGCCTGATGGAGTGCGCCAACCTGCCCGCGGTGATCGCGCACTGCCAGCCGCCGCATCTGGCGGCGCTGGAGAAACTGATGGCGGCGGAAGAGAAGGCGCATCAGGATCGCAACGGGCCGGAGGCGATCCGCCTGTCGGCGGCGTTTCACATCCAGTTACAGGCGATTTCCGGCAACAGCGTGCTGACCAGCATGGTGTCGCAACTGACGTTGCGATCGTCGCTGGTGATCGCCGCCTACGGCGCGCCCTGGCAGCAGGGATGCCGCTGTCACGATCATCACGATCTGCTGGCGTTGTTGCGTAACCGGGATCTGGCGGCGCTGACCAGCGCCATGCAGCAACATTTCGACGATATCGTCGCCAGCCTGCGTTTTGACGGCGACGGCGCGACCACGCCGGATTTCTCGCGGTTGTTCAGCCATCTGAAGCCGTTCGGTCGTAATAAAGAGGAGCAAGCCGAATGA
- a CDS encoding NCS1 family nucleobase:cation symporter-1: protein MPENMTSAGNTPAHYSPRLCNEDLAPTRVQSWSWYNIFSFWMSDVHSMGGYVVAASFFTLGLASWQVLLCLLAGICIVQLCANLVAKPSQLSGVPYAVICRQSFGVFGANIPAVIRGLIAFAWYGIQTYLAANALMLVLLKFVPSLTPLTTSHWLGLSALGWLCFGVMWLLQAMVFWHGMSAIKRFIDIAGPAVYIVMLALAGWIVYKTGLENISFTLGSKSLSSGEQVWQMITATALVVSYFSGPLLNFGDFSRYGKSMQEIRRGNRWGLPFNFLLFSIVTVVIVSGTQSLFGQMITDPIETVSRVGNSVAVALGLLTMIVATIGINIVANFVSPAFDFSNCAPQRISFRTGGMIAAVGSVLLTPWNLFNSPELIHYTLDVLGAFIGPLFGILLADFYLIKGGKIDVDALFNDTPSGRYWYRNGINPNAVLALLPSVAIGLVISFVPAWHEVANFSWFIGVALGAGSYRYLARREKAVMPAASNMSGFVLGKE from the coding sequence ATGCCAGAAAACATGACGTCCGCCGGAAACACCCCGGCGCATTACAGCCCGAGACTGTGCAATGAAGATTTGGCCCCGACGCGTGTACAAAGCTGGTCCTGGTACAACATCTTTTCATTCTGGATGTCGGATGTACACAGCATGGGCGGCTACGTGGTGGCGGCCAGCTTCTTTACGCTGGGTCTGGCCAGCTGGCAGGTGCTGCTGTGCCTGCTGGCGGGTATCTGCATCGTGCAACTGTGCGCCAATCTGGTGGCCAAACCCAGCCAGCTCAGCGGCGTACCCTATGCGGTGATTTGCCGTCAGTCCTTCGGCGTGTTCGGCGCCAACATTCCGGCGGTGATCCGCGGGCTGATCGCTTTCGCCTGGTACGGCATCCAGACTTATCTGGCCGCCAACGCGCTGATGCTGGTGCTGTTGAAATTCGTACCGTCGCTCACGCCGCTGACCACCAGCCACTGGCTCGGTCTGTCGGCGCTGGGCTGGCTGTGCTTCGGCGTGATGTGGCTGCTGCAGGCGATGGTGTTCTGGCACGGCATGAGCGCCATCAAGCGCTTTATTGATATCGCCGGCCCGGCGGTCTACATAGTGATGCTGGCGCTGGCCGGATGGATTGTATACAAAACCGGGCTGGAGAATATCTCCTTCACGCTGGGCAGCAAATCCCTCAGCAGCGGCGAGCAGGTCTGGCAGATGATCACCGCCACGGCGCTGGTGGTGTCCTATTTCTCCGGTCCGTTGCTCAACTTCGGCGATTTCTCCCGTTACGGTAAAAGCATGCAGGAAATCCGTCGCGGCAACCGCTGGGGTTTGCCGTTCAACTTCCTGCTGTTCTCCATCGTGACGGTGGTGATCGTCTCCGGCACCCAGTCGCTGTTCGGCCAGATGATCACCGACCCGATCGAAACCGTCAGCCGCGTCGGCAACAGCGTGGCGGTGGCGTTAGGCCTGCTGACCATGATTGTCGCTACCATCGGCATCAACATTGTCGCCAACTTCGTTTCTCCGGCGTTCGACTTCTCCAACTGCGCGCCGCAGCGCATCAGTTTCCGTACCGGCGGGATGATCGCCGCGGTCGGCTCGGTGCTGCTGACTCCCTGGAACCTGTTCAACTCGCCGGAACTGATTCACTACACGCTCGACGTGCTGGGCGCGTTTATCGGCCCGCTGTTCGGCATCCTGCTGGCGGATTTCTACCTGATCAAAGGCGGCAAGATCGACGTAGATGCGCTGTTCAACGACACCCCCAGCGGGCGCTACTGGTATCGCAACGGCATCAACCCGAACGCGGTGCTGGCGCTGCTGCCCTCGGTGGCTATCGGGCTGGTGATAAGCTTTGTGCCGGCCTGGCATGAGGTCGCCAATTTCAGTTGGTTTATCGGCGTGGCGCTGGGCGCCGGCAGCTACCGCTATCTGGCGCGCCGCGAAAAGGCCGTCATGCCGGCCGCCAGCAACATGTCTGGCTTCGTGTTGGGTAAAGAATAA
- the atzF gene encoding allophanate hydrolase, producing MTSQTVYTGFTLPQWQRHHQQHPDRLTETLLTVWRSLRADDPAWIYLPDEARLHEQITHLLSQPDAQRLPLYGIPFAVKDNIDVAGWPTSAACPAFTYTAAQDATVVARLKAAGAIVLGKTNLDQFATGLVGTRSPFGAVPNSVNPQYVSGGSSSGSASVVARGLVPFALGTDTAGSGRVPAGFNNIVGLKPTKGWLSTQGVVPACRLNDCVSVFALTVPDAWLVAMQAGGYDEGDAYSRHHPRTTPATMSARLRLAVPHPLEFFGDRQAEQAFQQALSHLQSMGATLEPLDFSPFEQLARQLYEGPWVAERTVAVGDLLHEQPEAMDPTVRSIIAKGADYSACEVFEAEYLRAGLARHIAARLSGFDALVVPTAPTIHTLEEMKQQPVAYNSQFGFYTNFTNLADLCGLALPAPFRDDGLPAGITLIAPAWHDAALAAFGQRWQSVTALPLGATGNTLPPVPPQETASPHHVRLAVVGAHLSGMPLNFQLLTRNAVKVEETVTSADYRLYALANTQPPKPGLVNTGQGQPITVELWDVPLARFGELVAEVPAPLGIGTLTLADGRQVKGFICEPAALNGARDITEFGGWRAFVTQRSPA from the coding sequence ATGACATCGCAGACTGTTTATACCGGCTTCACGTTGCCTCAGTGGCAGCGCCACCACCAGCAGCACCCGGACCGCCTGACTGAAACCCTGCTGACCGTCTGGAGATCGCTGCGCGCTGACGACCCGGCGTGGATTTATCTGCCCGACGAAGCCCGACTGCATGAGCAAATCACCCACCTGCTCAGCCAGCCTGACGCCCAACGCCTGCCGCTTTACGGCATTCCGTTTGCGGTCAAAGACAATATTGATGTCGCCGGTTGGCCCACCAGCGCCGCCTGTCCGGCTTTTACTTACACCGCGGCGCAAGACGCCACGGTGGTCGCACGACTGAAAGCCGCCGGCGCCATCGTGCTCGGCAAAACCAACCTTGACCAGTTCGCCACCGGGTTGGTGGGCACCCGCTCACCGTTTGGCGCGGTTCCCAACAGCGTTAATCCGCAGTACGTCAGCGGCGGCTCCAGCTCCGGTTCCGCCTCGGTAGTCGCACGCGGGCTGGTGCCGTTCGCGCTGGGCACCGACACGGCTGGCTCCGGCCGCGTTCCGGCCGGATTCAACAATATCGTCGGTCTGAAACCCACCAAAGGCTGGCTGTCGACGCAGGGAGTCGTGCCCGCCTGCCGTCTGAACGATTGCGTGTCGGTGTTCGCACTGACGGTGCCCGATGCCTGGCTCGTCGCTATGCAGGCCGGCGGCTATGACGAAGGCGACGCTTATTCGCGTCATCATCCCCGCACCACGCCGGCGACGATGTCGGCCCGGTTACGGCTGGCGGTGCCGCATCCGCTGGAATTCTTTGGCGATCGGCAGGCGGAGCAAGCGTTTCAGCAGGCACTGTCGCACTTGCAGTCAATGGGCGCGACGCTGGAACCACTGGATTTCAGCCCGTTCGAACAGCTGGCGCGTCAATTATATGAAGGGCCGTGGGTAGCGGAACGCACCGTGGCGGTCGGCGACCTGCTGCACGAACAGCCGGAAGCGATGGACCCGACCGTACGCAGCATCATCGCCAAAGGCGCCGATTACAGCGCCTGCGAGGTGTTTGAAGCGGAATACCTGCGAGCGGGGCTGGCCCGGCACATTGCCGCCCGGTTAAGCGGGTTTGACGCGCTGGTGGTGCCCACCGCGCCGACCATTCATACGCTGGAAGAGATGAAACAACAGCCGGTGGCCTACAACTCGCAGTTCGGCTTCTACACCAACTTCACCAATCTGGCGGATTTGTGCGGGCTGGCGCTGCCGGCGCCGTTTCGCGACGACGGCCTGCCCGCCGGCATCACGCTGATTGCGCCGGCCTGGCACGACGCCGCGCTGGCGGCGTTCGGTCAGCGCTGGCAGTCAGTCACGGCGCTGCCGCTGGGCGCTACCGGCAATACCCTGCCGCCGGTTCCGCCGCAGGAAACAGCCTCTCCTCATCATGTACGACTCGCCGTAGTAGGCGCTCACTTAAGCGGTATGCCGCTCAATTTTCAGCTGCTGACCCGCAACGCCGTCAAAGTGGAAGAAACCGTCACATCAGCCGACTACCGCCTGTACGCGCTGGCGAATACCCAGCCGCCCAAGCCAGGACTGGTCAACACCGGTCAGGGACAGCCGATTACAGTGGAGCTGTGGGATGTCCCGCTGGCGCGCTTCGGCGAGTTGGTGGCGGAAGTCCCGGCACCGCTCGGCATCGGCACGCTGACGCTGGCGGATGGCCGTCAGGTCAAAGGTTTCATCTGTGAACCGGCGGCGCTTAACGGCGCGCGGGACATTACCGAATTCGGCGGTTGGCGCGCCTTTGTAACCCAACGCTCACCAGCCTGA